The nucleotide sequence TTAATTCCCTAAGCGGCCCATGAGTCATCAACCACAGATTTGTGGGCTTGAGTAGTCGGGATCAAAGTCCAACCCGCTTGCAGAAGCTTTTGACAGGTGGCCCAACCTTTCGATCCTCCGGGGATTGGGTAATTCGGAACACAAAGTCGAGGATAAGCTGTGTAGGGTTTCCAGGGTTGATAGGGTTCCAATCGGAGGTGCAGAATCAGTTGTCCATCAGATCCAAACTTGGGAAGCCAACATAATTGTCCAGACATTTGAAAGTCCTTGTAGTAGATGTAGCCAGTCATCTTGTTGGTTACAGTTGAGTAAGCTCCAAAATGCCTATAGCTACAGTGTTATCTCAGAAAACTTCTAGCTAACTCTATCAGAAGTGAAAATTATATTTATGCCCCTTGATAGAGTTGTTAAAATCGAGAAAAAGAGTTTCCCACCTCATTTTTCTGGTTTTTTCTCCTTTACTGAGACAATTAACCTTGAAAATGCGACCAATCCTGGTAGGGGCGCACCTCGCTGTGCCGAAGTGCGCCTCTACTAATCTAGTCTAGCTTTAATTGCTTCAGTTACCGTCTCAATGACCTTAACTCTGGCATAAGACTTATCATTAGCTGGAATAATAGTCCAAGGAGCATTTGGCGTACTAGTGCGTTCGATAGCTTGATTTACAGCCACTTCATATAAGTTCCATTGCTCCCGATTTCGCCAATCTTCAGGGGTGAGTTTATATTCTTTAAACTCATTGTTTTCTCTTTCTTGAAATCTTTGTAGCTGCACTTCTGAACTAATATGCAACCAGATTTTGACTATGACATAGCCAGAAGTCGTTAATTGGGCTTCAAACTCATTAATTTCTCGATAAGCGCGCCGCCACTCGGTTTCTGTGGCAAAACCTTCTATTCGTTCTACTAATACTCTGCCATACCAAGAGCGATCGCAGATCCCGATCGTTCCGGCTGGGGGTAACTTACGCCAAAATCTCCATAGGTAGTGATGGGCTTTTTCTTCGTCTGTGGGTGCAGAAAAAGTATGAACCTGGTAACTGCGAGGATCGAGAACATCAGTTAACCGCTTAATCGCACCTCCCTTACCCGCAGCATCCCAACCTTCAAACAATACCAACACCGGAAGTTGATGTTGGTGGATTTTCATTTGCAATTTCAAGAGTTTGAGTTGTTGCTTTTGTAGTTGTTTTTTATATTCATCTTTAGATAGAGACAGATTGAGATCGACTTGGGCGAGTAAATCTGGTTCAGTGGGATAAAGATGTTCTTGAAGAGAAGAAGATGTTTCTGGTGGTTGATGAGACAGATTATCAATCGCTGTGGTTAAAACTGTAGCTAGCTTGGTGAGAACTTTCACTTGTGCCCATTTCTGGTCATTTCCTTCTACTAAAGTCCAAGGAGAGTGACCTGTACTAGTTTGAAGCAGCATATCTTCAGCAATACTAGTGTAGCGTTGATAATCTTCAGCTTGCTGCCAATCTTCAGGACGAACCCGCCAAGATAACAGGCGATCGCTAGCATAACTTTTGAGTCTATCCTTCAATTCCCGACGACTCAAGTGAATCCAAAACTTGACTACCGCTACTCCATCATCTACCAACTGGCGCTCAAAAGCATTAATTTGTTGCATTACCAAAGGTACATCTGCGGCTTTTACCCGTCCGAATAACCGATCTTCTAAAACCCTGGTGTACCAACTATGATAGAAAAACGAAATACTGCCTTTTACTGGCATTTTTTGCCAGAAACGCCATAAAAACGGATATTTTTGTTCCTGTTCCGTTGGTGGCCAGACGGGATAGACATGGAACCCGCGAGGGTCCATATAGTTTACCATTTGTTTGACCAAAGCCCCCTTCCCCGCCGCCGCCCAACCTTCCAAAACCACGACTACAGGGAGTTTTTGTTCCCAACAGGTTTTTTGAAGCGATCGCAATTGTTGCATCAAGGTTTCAATTTGCAACTCGTAGTCTTTTTTATCCAACTCCAGTTTCAAATCCAAGTTATCTAGCATCATTCATCATTTGGTTTTAACTTCTGACTTCTGACTTCTGACTTCTGACTTCTGCTATACCATGATTATTTCCGATCCTAGTTGGTTCGGTTCCACTGACTGCGATCGCCTCAGCTAATTGTTAGATTAGTCAATATCAAAATTCTGGCTAATGTTACTCAGGAGACAGTAGATGGAAAACATCTCTCAACAAAACTCAGATTTATTCCCTACTGATGGGGAGTCTACCAACTTATTATGGCAATATGTTCAATCTCTAAGTCCAGACACCATTAATCAGTTATCCAAACCGACTTCTAATGAAGTTTTTCAGGTGATGGAACACAATATTGTGGGGATCTTGGGTAATTTACCTTCAGATCATTTTAATGTCAGTATTACCACTAGCCGCGAAAATTTCGGGAGACTT is from Merismopedia glauca CCAP 1448/3 and encodes:
- the pap gene encoding polyphosphate:AMP phosphotransferase: MMLDNLDLKLELDKKDYELQIETLMQQLRSLQKTCWEQKLPVVVVLEGWAAAGKGALVKQMVNYMDPRGFHVYPVWPPTEQEQKYPFLWRFWQKMPVKGSISFFYHSWYTRVLEDRLFGRVKAADVPLVMQQINAFERQLVDDGVAVVKFWIHLSRRELKDRLKSYASDRLLSWRVRPEDWQQAEDYQRYTSIAEDMLLQTSTGHSPWTLVEGNDQKWAQVKVLTKLATVLTTAIDNLSHQPPETSSSLQEHLYPTEPDLLAQVDLNLSLSKDEYKKQLQKQQLKLLKLQMKIHQHQLPVLVLFEGWDAAGKGGAIKRLTDVLDPRSYQVHTFSAPTDEEKAHHYLWRFWRKLPPAGTIGICDRSWYGRVLVERIEGFATETEWRRAYREINEFEAQLTTSGYVIVKIWLHISSEVQLQRFQERENNEFKEYKLTPEDWRNREQWNLYEVAVNQAIERTSTPNAPWTIIPANDKSYARVKVIETVTEAIKARLD
- a CDS encoding DUF760 domain-containing protein: MENISQQNSDLFPTDGESTNLLWQYVQSLSPDTINQLSKPTSNEVFQVMEHNIVGILGNLPSDHFNVSITTSRENFGRLLASAMMSGYFLRNAEQRMSFEKSLQVSETESAN